From Caloenas nicobarica isolate bCalNic1 chromosome 18, bCalNic1.hap1, whole genome shotgun sequence, a single genomic window includes:
- the ENPP7 gene encoding ectonucleotide pyrophosphatase/phosphodiesterase family member 7: protein MSGLFQFKGTKMFTSLGLLFAALSLARGVPVQQGSSRSKVLLVSFDGFRWNYDQDVDTPNLDAMAAEGVKAQYMTPAFITITSPCHFTLLTGRYLENHGVIHNMWFNTSTGVKLPYHSTQGMDSWWDNGSLPIWITAQRQGLKTGSIYFPGGKAKYQGEEVNMKLVEPALFNYSNETNWRENIDTTMEWFTVNNLDFIALYFGEPDSAGHKYGPESTQRKDMVKQVDRTIGYLRQRIRESGLESNLNLIITSDHGMDTVIKTNEIHIQTVENFTFQDIQFELLDYGPNGLLLPKEGKLEHVYSVLKDAHPNLHVYKKEDFPRRFHYANHPRITPLVLYSDPGYVIHGRYKVQFNKGEHGFDNEAMNMKTIFRAVGPAFKQGLLAEPFESVHVYALLCRLLDIAPEPHDGSLLAVTPMLRSSAPLSPATKLPVMLGIALALGCWGGLH, encoded by the exons ATGTCTGGGTTATTTCAGTTCAAGGGCACGAAGATGTTCACTTCACTAGGGCTCCTGTTTGCTGCCCTCTCTTTAGCAAGAGGAGTCCCCGTGCAGCAGGGATCCAGCCGCAGCAAAGTCCTCCTGGTGTCCTTTGATGGCTTTCGGTGGAACTACGACCAGGACGTGGACACCCCGAACCTGGACGCGATGGCCGCAGAGGGAGTGAAGGCACAGTACATGACTCCTGCCTTCATCACCATCACCAGCCCATGCCACTTCACGCTGCTGACCG GGAGATACCTGGAGAACCACGGAGTGATCCACAACATGTGGTTCAACACCAGCACGGGGGTGAAGCTGCCCTACCACAGCACGCAGGGCATGGACAGCTGGTGGGACAACGGCAGCCTGCCCATCTGGATCACCGCGCAGAGACAG GGTTTAAAGACAGGCTCTATCTATTTCcctggaggaaaagcaaaatatcaagGGGAAGAGGTGAATATGAAGTTGGTGGAGCCCGCCTTGTTCAACTACAGCAATGAAACCAACTGGAGAGAGAACATTGACACCACCATGGAATGGTTCACAGTGAACAACCTCGACTTCATCGCGCTCTACTTTGGTGAGCCGGACTCAGCAGGACACAAGTATGGCCCTGAATCCACGCAAAGAAAAGACATGGTCAAGCAGGTGGACAGAACCATCGGTTACTTGAGGCAGCGTATCCGGGAGAGTGGCCTGGAATCAAACCTCAACCTCATCATCACATCCGACCACGGCATGGACACTGTCATAAAGACCAACGAGATTCACATCCAAACAGTAGAGAACTTCACGTTCCAAGACATCCAGTTTGAACTCTTAGATTACGGACCAAATGGACTACTGTTgccaaaagaaggaaaattagaGCATGTGTATTCAGTCCTGAAAGACGCCCATCCAAACTTACACGTGTACAAGAAAGAAGACTTTCCGAGGAGATTTCACTATGCCAACCATCCCCGGATCACCCCACTCGTCTTGTACAGCGATCCAGGATATGTGATCCATGGG CGGTACAAGGTGCAGTTCAATAAGGGGGAACACGGTTTTGACAACGAGGCCATGAACATGAAAACCATCTTCCGCGCCGTGGGACCCGCCTTCAAGCAGGGGCTGCTGGCGGAGCCCTTCGAGAGCGTCCACGTCTACGCGCTGCTGTGCCGGCTGCTGGACATCGCCCCCGAGCCGCACGACGGCTCCCTGCTCGCCGTGACACCCATGCTGC GTTCAAGTGCTCCTCTCTCTCCTGCCACGAAGCTGCCAGTGATGCTGGGAATTGCTCTTGCTctgggatgctggggaggaCTACACTAA